In Vigna unguiculata cultivar IT97K-499-35 chromosome 3, ASM411807v1, whole genome shotgun sequence, a single genomic region encodes these proteins:
- the LOC114175507 gene encoding UPF0481 protein At3g47200-like, with amino-acid sequence MIPETTDFGRAQSRWKKIVNALKCPEDISMMVAEVSKPKIQRVPDCMGGRLEFQNLYLPNLISIGPIHFLKPYVEEGELHKVVWTATYLKNTGQTYHDLLEKTGNSFHQQLASMFAEECWKYDESQDLRRSMRVEEMLVVDGCSVLHVLEKSVDSDYPEKDLKISIGQLTQAHHDMVLLENQIPYQLLKLLCNDKARLKRCMHNFLLVNGIGQESDGRVSEEHFITIEEDEQDKEEPVHLLDYLRRAVLGRGRVQSCREIKMANRCLHLRKYRIGSVRELKVAGIRITKSSNSFYPSFMDGDLQLPPVVVDGSMALISMNLVAYEMCLGFRNDLEITSLLVLLCSLIQQPEDVKELRRMGVLRNRLSSDKEVADVFNKLDVLQLPETAAFAHLRQQIQVHLKAKRGRIRVLRWMGEAYHTYFRSPWTVTALLATMLGLSLTLIQTFYAVRCKGS; translated from the coding sequence ATGATTCCTGAGACAACAGATTTTGGGAGAGCGCAGAGCCGTTGGAAAAAGATAGTTAATGCACTAAAATGTCCGGAAGACATAAGCATGATGGTTGCTGAAGTCTCCAAGCCTAAGATACAGAGGGTTCCAGATTGCATGGGAGGACGTTTAGAGTTCCAAAATCTATACTTGCCCAACCTTATCTCAATTGGtccaatacattttttaaaacccTACGTTGAGGAAGGAGAGTTGCACAAGGTTGTGTGGACGGCAACGTATCTCAAAAACACCGGCCAAACCTACCATGATTTACTAGAAAAAACTGGCAATTCATTTCACCAACAGTTAGCGAGCATGTTCGCAGAAGAGTGCTGGAAATACGACGAGAGCCAGGATCTGCGACGGTCCATGCGAGTGGAAGAAATGTTAGTGGTGGATGGGTGTTCGGTGCTTCACGTGTTGGAGAAATCCGTGGATTCGGATTATCCAGAAAAAGACCTGAAGATTAGCATTGGGCAGCTGACGCAGGCGCATCACGATATGGTCCTCTTGGAGAACCAAATCCCTTACCAATTGCTGAAGCTGTTATGCAATGACAAAGCGAGGTTAAAGAGATGCATGCACAATTTCCTATTAGTGAATGGTATCGGGCAGGAATCAGACGGGAGAGTGTCAGAGGAGCACTTCATAACAATAGAAGAAGATGAGCAAGACAAAGAGGAACCGGTTCATCTTCTAGACTATTTGCGAAGGGCGGTATTGGGAAGGGGGCGAGTCCAAAGCTGTAGGGAAATAAAGATGGCGAATAGATGCCTGCACCTCAGAAAGTATAGGATTGGGAGCGTTCGGGAGCTAAAGGTGGCAGGGATTCGAATAActaaatcttcaaattctttctaCCCAAGTTTCATGGATGGAGATCTACAACTTCCTCCTGTAGTGGTGGATGGTTCAATGGCTCTTATTTCCATGAACCTTGTAGCGTACGAGATGTGCCTAGGGTTTCGGAACGATTTGGAGATCACCTCACTTCTTGTCCTTCTCTGCTCTCTCATTCAACAACCAGAGGATGTGAAGGAGCTAAGGCGTATGGGAGTGCTTCGTAACCGACTTTCCAGTGATAAAGAGGTGGCGGACGTCTTCAACAAGTTGGATGTGTTGCAGTTGCCGGAGACTGCTGCCTTTGCTCATTTGAGACAGCAGATTCAAGTTCATCTTAAGGCCAAACGTGGTAGGATCAGAGTGTTGCGTTGGATGGGAGAGGCGTACCATACCTACTTCCGATCTCCCTGGACCGTCACCGCCTTGTTAGCTACCATGCTAGGCCTTTCCCTCACCTTAATCCAGACCTTCTATGCTGTCCGCTGTAAAGGTTCCTGA
- the LOC114179511 gene encoding LOW QUALITY PROTEIN: WAT1-related protein At5g47470-like (The sequence of the model RefSeq protein was modified relative to this genomic sequence to represent the inferred CDS: inserted 1 base in 1 codon), protein MVNGGLVEDVAVIGGLIGVQFVYAGNALLLSYLMSLGLESLTIVTFTSFATFLILLPFAFYFERCKWPTKVGFKLLAQLFLLALGGVTLFQSLFLKGINLTSPAMGTAMPNLAPGLIFIMAWIFRLEKVKLSCTYSRVKIIGTLLCVLGALTLSMMQSISAPPKSTKVGTIQSPSPPTHVTFDRHKLIGCLYLLVAILILSSNIVLQAFTLEDFPAPMSLCSITCFFGTFMTIAVQLIEDHQFKTGWPGVSVSDMIGYSLLAGVVSGICLTVNCWALKXKGPVLVSMFSPIGTVCSVIFSVVTLGHTTNIGSLAGMFLMFTGLYFVLWAKGKEGCFESEYDAEKPLLS, encoded by the exons ATGGTGAATGGAGGGTTGGTGGAAGATGTTGCAGTGATCGGAGGGTTGATAGGGGTGCAATTTGTTTACGCAGGAAACGCTTTGTTGCTCAGTTATCTTATGTCTTTGGGCCTCGAATCTCTTACCATTGTCACTTTTACTTCCTTTGCTACGTTCCTTATTCTCTTACCCTTTGCCTTCTATTTCGAAAG GTGTAAATGGCCCACCAAAGTTGGTTTCAAGTTGCTTGCACAGCTTTTCTTGCTTGCACTAGGAGG GGTAACACTGTTCCAGTCTCTATTCCTTAAAGGAATCAATCTAACCTCACCAGCAATGGGAACAGCCATGCCAAATCTTGCACCAGGTCTCATCTTCATCATGGCATGGATTTTTCG GTTGGAAAAAGTGAAGTTAAGCTGCACATACAGTAGAGTAAAAATAATTGGCACATTGCTTTGTGTCTTAGGAGCTCTCACACTGAGCATGATGCAAAGCATCTCTGCACCTCCTAAGTCCACTAAAGTGGGAACAATTCAATCACCATCTCCACCAACACATGTAACATTTGACAGACACAAGTTAATCGGTTGTCTCTATCTTTTGGTCGCAATCCTCATATTGTCAAGCAACATTGTCCTACAG GCCTTTACTCTAGAAGATTTTCCTGCACCGATGTCCTTGTGTTCAATAACTTGCTTTTTTGGGACATTCATGACTATCGCAGTTCAATTAATTGAAGATCACCAATTCAAAACTGGTTGGCCTGGTGTGAGTGTCTCAGACATGATTGGATATTCTCTTCTG GCAGGTGTAGTGAGTGGAATATGCCTGACTGTGAATTGTTGGGCACTTA AAAAAGGTCCAGTGTTGGTGTCCATGTTCAGCCCTATTGGCACAGTCTGCTCAGTCATTTTCTCAGTTGTTACTCTAGGACACACCACCAACATTGGAAG CTTAGCAGGTATGTTCCTGATGTTCACTGGGCTCTACTTTGTGCTTTGGGCCAAAGGGAAAGAAGGTTGCTTTGAGAGTGAATATGATGCAGAGAAGCCTCTTTTAAGTTAA
- the LOC114176802 gene encoding zinc finger protein ZAT1-like, with protein sequence MDNRHKCKLCSRSFSNGRALGGHMKAHLASLPLPPKPQTLTHSSFTYSSSSDSEQEHLKEQDSLSYALRENPKKTFRVTDPEDRESETESKNPTRQRSKRNRKSAMLKLSFVVSTPLITEPEPVSSVSDTSPEEDVAMSLMMLSRDTWNVVTNAGPPQRSKRRCTGSESKLKKLRGKCLCHTCGKAFRSSRALGSHRTICCRQEEAQPQTQTQNQNNNNNSIKVFECPFCYKVFGSGQALGGHKRSHLIPSSSSTVNDSLKFKQTFIDLNMPAQPEEDDLSVVSDA encoded by the coding sequence ATGGACAATAGACACAAATGCAAGCTTTGTTCAAGGTCTTTCAGCAATGGCAGAGCCCTCGGTGGTCACATGAAGGCTCATCTCGCTTCTCTCCCTCTTCCCCCAAAGCCTCAAACTTTAACTCACTCCTCCTTCACTTATTCCTCTTCCTCGGACTCTGAACAAGAACACCTCAAAGAACAAGATTCTCTTAGTTACGCGCTCAGGGAGAATCCTAAGAAGACCTTCAGAGTAACGGATCCTGAAGACAGAGAGAGCGAGACCGAGTCAAAGAACCCAACTCGCCAGCGATCCAAGAGGAACCGGAAATCCGCCATGCTCAAGCTCAGCTTCGTCGTCTCCACGCCTCTCATCACCGAACCCGAACCTGTCAGTTCAGTCTCCGACACCTCCCCAGAGGAAGACGTCGCCATGAGCCTCATGATGCTCTCCCGCGACACGTGGAACGTAGTCACCAATGCAGGTCCACCGCAGAGATCAAAGAGGCGCTGCACGGGATCAGAGTCCAAGCTCAAGAAACTCCGCGGCAAGTGTCTCTGTCACACTTGCGGCAAAGCCTTTCGATCCTCTCGAGCCCTGGGGAGTCACAGAACCATTTGTTGCCGTCAAGAGGAAGCTCAACCTCAAACTCAAACTCAGaatcaaaacaacaacaacaatagtATTAAGGTTTTCGAATGTCCCTTTTGTTACAAGGTTTTCGGCTCTGGTCAAGCTCTGGGTGGACACAAGAGATCTCACCTAATCccttcatcatcttcaaccgTTAACGATTCCCTTAAATTCAAACAGACTTTCATAGATCTCAACATGCCGGCGCAGCCGGAAGAGGATGACCTTAGTGTTGTCTCTGATGCCTGA